In a single window of the Nicotiana tomentosiformis chromosome 8, ASM39032v3, whole genome shotgun sequence genome:
- the LOC104101137 gene encoding ATP-dependent zinc metalloprotease FTSH, chloroplastic → MASSMANSLLSSNFFGSQIFVSPPTPKTTKISHLYPKRKFFPVPQSILNKKPNSDKVKNFPSEAALAALFFSSITPQAFALDNTTPTAPPPSVVQAETPKPNPLNPSPFSQNLILNAPKPQAAQSSSDIPDGSQWRYSEFLNAVKKGKVERVRFSKDGTVLQLTAVDGRRANVIVPNDPDLIDILAMNGVDISVSEGEGGNGLFSVIGNLLFPILAFAGLFFLFRRAQGGPGGAGGLGGPMDFGRSKSKFQEVPETGVTFADVAGADQAKLELQEVVDFLKNPDKYTALGAKIPKGCLLVGPPGTGKTLLARAVAGEAGVPFFSCAASEFVELFVGVGASRVRDLFEKAKSKAPCIVFIDEIDAVGRQRGAGLGGGNDEREQTINQLLTEMDGFSGNSGVIVLAATNRPDVLDSALLRPGRFDRQVTVDRPDVAGRVRILQVHSRGKALAKDVDFDKIARRTPGFTGADLQNLMNEAAILAARRDLKEISKDEISDALERIIAGPEKKNAVVSDEKKKLVAYHEAGHALVGALMPEYDPVAKISIIPRGQAGGLTFFAPSEERLESGLYSRSYLENQMAVALGGRVAEEVIFGQDNVTTGASNDFMQVSRVARQMVERLGFSKKIGQVAIGGGGGNPFLGQQMSTQKDYSMATADIVDAEVRELVDKAYARATQIITTHIDILHKLAQLLIEKETVDGEEFMSLFIDGKAELYIS, encoded by the exons ATGGCTTCTTCAATGGCCAATTCCTTGCTCTCTTCCAACTTCTTTGGATCCCAAATCTTTGTTTCTCCTCCCACCCCCAAAACCACAAAGATTTCTCATTTATACCCCAAAAGAAAGTTTTTCCCAGTCCCACAATCAATTCTCAACAAAAAACCCAATTCAGATAAAGTAAAGAATTTTCCTTCTGAAGCTGCTTTAGCAGCTCTCTTTTTCTCTTCAATAACTCCACAAGCCTTTGCTCTTGACAACACAACACCAACAGCTCCACCCCCTTCAGTGGTTCAAGCTGAAACACCTAAACCCAACCCTTTAAATCCATCTCCTTTTTCACAAAATCTAATCTTGAATGCCCCAAAACCACAAGCTGCTCAGTCATCCTCTGACATTCCAGATGGTTCTCAGTGGAGGTACAGTGAGTTCTTGAATGCAGTGAAAAAGGGTAAAGTTGAAAGGGTTAGATTTAGTAAAGATGGAACTGTTTTACAGCTTACTGCAGTAGATGGCCGTAGAGCCAATGTAATTGTGCCTAATGATCCTGATTTGATTGATATCTTAGCTATGAATGGTGTTGATATATCTGTTTCTGAAGGTGAAGGTGGTAATGGCTTGTTTAGTGTTATTGGGAATTTGTTATTTCCCATACTTGCTTTTGCTGGTTTGTTTTTCCTGTTCCGGCGGGCTCAGGGCGGGCCTGGTGGGGCTGGCGGGCTTGGCGGGCCAATGGATTTTGGCCGGTCGAAGTCAAAGTTTCAAGAAGTGCCTGAAACTGGAGTGACATTTGCTGATGTTGCTGGTGCTGATCAGGCCAAGTTGGAGTTGCAAGAAGTTGTTGATTTCTTGAAAAATCCTGATAAATATACTGCTTTAGGTGCTAAGATACCAAAAGGGTGTCTTTTAGTGGGACCACCTGGCACTGGTAAGACACTTTTGGCTAGAGCAGTAGCTGGTGAGGCAGGTGTGCCATTTTTCTCATGTGCAGCATCAGAGTTTGTTGAGTTGTTTGTCGGTGTGGGAGCTTCTAGAGTAAGGGATTTGTTTGAGAAGGCGAAGTCGAAAGCGCCTtgtattgtgtttattgatgagaTTGATGCTGTTGGAAGGCAAAGAGGGGCAGGGCTTGGAGGTGGAAATGATGAGAGGGAGCAGACTATTAATCAACTGTTGACAGAAATGGATGGGTTTTCTGGAAATTCTGGAGTTATTGTTTTGGCTGCAACAAATAGACCAGATGTTCTTGATTCTGCCTTGTTGAGGCCTGGGAGGTTTGATCGACAAGTGACCGTTGACAGACCTGATGTTGCTGGTAGAGTCAGGATTCTTCAG GTCCACTCTAGAGGAAAGGCCCTTGCAAAGGATGTAGACTTTGATAAGATTGCTAGGAGAACACCAGGTTTCACTGGTGCAGATTTGCAGAACTTGATGAATGAAGCAGCCATCCTGGCAGCTAGGCGTGACCTTAAGGAAATAAGCAAGGATGAGATATCTGATGCTCTGGAAAGAATAATTGCTGGGCCAGAAAAGAAAAACGCTGTTGTCTCAGATGAGAAGAAGAAGCTGGTTGCTTACCATG AGGCTGGTCATGCTTTGGTTGGTGCACTCATGCCGGAGTACGATCCTGTTGCCAAAATCTCTATAATTCCACGTGGCCAAGCTGGTGGTCTTACCTTCTTTGCCCCAAGTGAAGAGAGACTTGAGTCTGGCCTCTACAGCAGGAGCTACCTGGAGAATCAGATGGCAGTTGCACTTGGTGGAAG AGTTGCTGAGGAGGTCATTTTTGGACAAGACAATGTTACAACTGGGGCATCTAATGATTTCATGCAAGTTTCACGAGTGGCGAGACAGATGGTTGAGAGGCTTGGTTTCAGCAAAAAGATTGGCCAAGTTGCCATTGGTGGAGGTGGAGGGAACCCTTTCTTGGGCCAGCAG ATGTCAACCCAGAAAGACTATTCCATGGCTACAGCCGACATTGTTGATGCTGAAGTAAGGGAATTGGTGGATAAAGCATACGCGAGGGCAACGCAAATAATCACAACTCACATTGACATCCTACACAAACTTGCTCAACTGCTGATTGAGAAAGAAACTGTTGACGGTGAAGAGTTCATGAGCCTTTTCATTGATGGCAAGGCCGAGCTATATATTTCATAA